CGCCGATCCCGCTATGAAACTACTCGACCGTTTCCTTGCCGGAGACCGGACCGCCCTGTCCCGCGTCATCACCCTGCTCGAAAACGACAGAGACCGGCGTTCCGCCATTCTGGATGTGCTGCATCCCCGTTCCGGCAACGCCCGCCGCATCGGAATCACGGGCCCGCCCGGTTCCGGCAAGAGCACCCTGACCGACCGCCTCTCCGCCCGGTTCCGCAAGAACGGCCGCACGGTAGGGATCATCGCGGTGGACCCGACCAGTCCCTTCACCGGCGGCGCGTTGCTCGGCGACCGGCTCCGCATGCAGGGATCGTGGGACGATCCGCAGGTTTTCATGCGCAGCCAGGCCGAAGGAAGCCATTCCGGCGGACTTTCGGAGGCGACGCCTTACGCCATGACGGCCCTTGACGCCTTCGGCAAAGATGTTATCATTGTGGAGACCGTAGGCGTAGGCCAGTCCGCCCTCGATGTTACCGACGTCAGCGATACGACCGTCGTCCTGCTCACGCCGGAATCGGGCGACAGCGTTCAGGCCATGAAGGCCGGCCTGATGGAGATCGCCGACGTGCTGGTCGTCAACAAGTCCGATCGCGAAGGCGCGGACCGGTTCGCCTCGGAATTAAAGACGATCGTGGACATGGGGCGGTGGGAGGAAGGCTGGAAACCGCCCGTCCTCAGCGCCAGCGCGCGGGACGATACCGGTATCGACGACCTGTATGAGCGCCTGGACGCCCACCGGGACTACCTCGCCGAAGAAGGCAGGCTGCAGGCGCGCCGGCTGCGCCAGGAGCGCACGGCCATCGAGAAAGCGCTCGGCGAATGGTGGCACGGCCGGCTGACGGCGCTTCGGGACGCCGGAGACTTGATGGACCGCCTTTCCGAACGCGTAGCCCGCGGGGAGTTGAGCCCGCTGGCCGCCGCCCGGGAATTAGCGGAAGGCATGGCGGATTGATCCGGCGCCGCCGCCCCGCGG
The sequence above is drawn from the Gemmatimonadota bacterium genome and encodes:
- the meaB gene encoding methylmalonyl Co-A mutase-associated GTPase MeaB codes for the protein MKLLDRFLAGDRTALSRVITLLENDRDRRSAILDVLHPRSGNARRIGITGPPGSGKSTLTDRLSARFRKNGRTVGIIAVDPTSPFTGGALLGDRLRMQGSWDDPQVFMRSQAEGSHSGGLSEATPYAMTALDAFGKDVIIVETVGVGQSALDVTDVSDTTVVLLTPESGDSVQAMKAGLMEIADVLVVNKSDREGADRFASELKTIVDMGRWEEGWKPPVLSASARDDTGIDDLYERLDAHRDYLAEEGRLQARRLRQERTAIEKALGEWWHGRLTALRDAGDLMDRLSERVARGELSPLAAARELAEGMAD